Part of the Hemicordylus capensis ecotype Gifberg chromosome 7, rHemCap1.1.pri, whole genome shotgun sequence genome, tacagaggagaacatcacgaccctcatcgtggttctgatgcatgtggaggatgaagacctggaggtagcacaggtgagagcctgtgccacccctacgaaggtgtttaggcttccccaagtccagccacccagtggtaggccccagagttagcctcacggggttgttgaatccacgagctgtcctgctgtggtttggcccatccaggccctactccttgaagccccctaagaggtttcttggaatcccttggcagcctttttcactcccattccggtctttctttttgcaggctgcgaaggacaatctgagactcctggcggaagccctcctatggcacctggagggcaagctgctggcgcgggactcttacagcctgcaggagctgctccacaagatcgccaagcgtctggtaagggcagcccttccctgtccgtccctcggctcaaatggctcaaggacctttgggcgatgctttgctcactcgggatttgtctttgctcttgatcccagattcggcagctcggcacagaggacgccgtggagatggaggccaccaagatcctgggcttcttccgcagcgagcagccttcagtgaggagaacggctgccctgctgatcggtaagcgaaacaagacttttgggtctcccttagtgggtcgtcttggtgggcaaaggttcattctcttggaaggcactgccagaatggtgtggaggggcaggagctgttccctccccaggaggactggcccagtgagcgttagcgaggtctcttggcttaatttctttccaaggtgacgtaagagtccctggaggaatggctcaatctgtcagtgccagagggagcagagaggggaggacttcctctcctgaatgatgggaagtgggctgtccatgcgcagggtcctgaactgtggtcccatttccttccacccttgtttttaggtcacctggtccacaaaaagggcagcatcctcactgaagggaacatagagaccttccatggtggtaagtgccggtttctgggtgggaaggggaagtttctgtgaggggagaggcctagatttagggaccacagagctggaatgggccacctgtcccctcaaatggaaggtcccgcttgcatcctcagggatgctcagcagtaggctttcccagagtgcaggggagaaagagtcaggacttgcgccctcttggtgtggaaatggtggggcttggccaagggtggggtgatctcttcatgccatttctgaaccttctccttcatccctccagcgctggagagcttgcttggcgaccatgaccccgaggtcgggagtgttgcctgcaagacagagaagatcgtgaagaaggccttttccctccactcccggcacgggctgcgggctgccgttcggcgcttgtgggcgggctgtaagaagaagagacacccgccagagtacggtgatctctccacctgaccgactggtgagtagaccaaggcagggcttcacttgaaggggccccgatggttagggagggggctggggctgcaggaagggtgggcaggaatctgggcaaccctccctcgtgttggaatgccaacttcggcccttgtggctggttgtaccagtagcccaagggaaagaggaaagatctctcttccctctgggaaatgaggacacggatattctgccaggagtccctggtgcttggtggtgtcatgggggagagtgtgagaagaccccccatctctgaaccaatgtccttctctctttccaggaacaacagccccgtgctctccccttgaagatcagcagctgaagggaggttcaggaaagaccgtgcagcgcaggggcctcccagaagacctcctccaaccgcgtggacacaagatctgtccacaagaagacatccagcagggaagtgcagttctgtctgaggagtgagggggaagcaggctccactgccctggcccaaggaagccccgcctctggggtgcagaagcccctccccttgcttctgctggcaggctgtgggaggaggctacaagaccaccctgcccccaagtggccctttggaaccattcttgggcttcccttgggtccggggaggctgtgtggccccggcaggagggcaaggtcaccgcctccctccattcccaccagcgggccaaggagcgccccctcctccttccacctttctccccttccccagcggcctggcttcccctggcaggggaagccccatccaggcatccgcccgctcccctgccgagggtgtgctcctccccccctccactcccgcagccacgcctcactcccccctccgctccctcctccttcctcccaaaccggtgcagcagcagagcagcctGGGAGaatctgggggccccctgcagccccagtagcgccccctggggctgcccggtggcaggccagagaatcctcctctccctcctgctccatgctgtggctgcacagtggggagcccgaggtcaagcagaattctctggcttgcccccccctcaacccccagccccctgcccaatccccacttgctgggctgccggagtggaaagggaggaggagcagggcaaccccactgacgctgctttgtgcttcttgcaggcttgtgctgctgctgggcggctggaggagtcgatccgccccagaagaggagaccaagtgaacgtgcctgcaaggagcgggggtggggtagggttgggggctggctgggactccccccaattttgtttgccctgccattcccttcttctgtgtgaccctgggcttcctcccttccctccttctctccctccctccttctccctcccaggggcagaatgggctttgctggtcgccctgttgggggccgagtaggaatttttggctttccaacagattggccaagatggaaagtttttttgcctactccattctgtcctgttttgtttcctttaattagaaagttaagtgacgacttgtaacctatttaagtatatGAATAAAGTTGCCACTTTGTTAACAGCTAGTCCTTTCTGagatcctcttttcttctcgtctcccttggagcgtttgtgcccacagactcccaagctcacctcttggctgagggagacgctgctataCTGCtgcaggtccatgcaaatgcctcttgcttggaagcactcactcagacaattggcttggatcactccagaggagcccacttgaggtttgccgccaatgaggtttgctgagcacaggatcctgggagcaagctgcaccttccaatcgagtgcccggaaagcacagccttggcaaggcctggcaagcttacaaaccaacactgactgcctccaatacagccaaataggaaatgtgattccattccagtgattaaaaagtcctgccaaatatgaaatgccatttgtgcaggaacaaggccttgacctcctcttgtgctcttcacatttctgttttgaatgcgtatttgcttccttcctgtgctctgtaagaagaagctggcagggatcaagagttcacagctcccgtttgacagtttggtctggttggggaaagagtcctgctgtttggtttttggagggaggagagggttggattgcattggtttggtgttttttttaaatggggggagCTCGCTtttattttgattggtttgtttgtttgttttttcaaattcaatttttattatttttaacaatattaatatgtcattgattacaaatagacaaaagtggacttcccgcacacatctcttcgtgaatcatcagctataaagtttacgcttgctataataataattcaaaacataaatttaaatccttacaaacacagctaaccTATCCAACCTGCAGGttatttttactaaatttcgaaccctgctgtaaagtccatagtaggaaaatagttctttagatacaacaagaatggtttccaatcttctttgaagcattccaaattttggtctcttattagtgttgtaagttttgccatctccgcatattccaaaaatttgatcagccaatcttcttttgaaggcacttcattactcttccatttctgtgcatatataattctagccgccgtcgaAGCGTACACAAAAAGCgttgaattagttgtagaaattgcaccttctattattcccagcaggaaggattctggcctcttaggaaatgacattttaaatattttctttaactcattatatatcatctcccaatatgctttagccttcccacaggtccaccacataggaaaaaaagtgccttcagactgtccacacttccaacatttgtttgatacatttttatacattaatgccaatttttggggtgtcaaataccatctatacatcattttgtaataattttcttttaaagcataacatgcagtcaattttaaatcggttagtttcggaaaattggagggggggaagagaataaaaggaggctcgcctgcagcagaaagttagtgaaagctggaggaagagtttaaaattggcgctaaagctggaattagagctgactaggagtaagaccttgaggctattcacatgatagtcctgggatgcggagggcgggcagtggggtaggcagagtccaactcatcttccccccagatgattcttctgcttttcttcaggtatactaccatgcgctcacatgatcctcactgctcccagcagtgtgggtctttggaggctgggatgacacatcccaacctttggatatcccacaatgcatagtgtgtcgagcgtggtgcattgggggataggaacatacgaagctgccagtcagaccattggtccatctagctcagtattgcctacacagactggcagcagcttctccaaggttgcaggcaggaatctctctcagtcctatcttggagatgctgcaagggagggaacctggaacctcgatgctcttcccagagcggctccatcccctgatggggaatctcttacagtgctcacacttctaatctcccattcaaatgaaaccagggcagaccctgctcagctaaggggggaagacacgcttgctaccaaaagaccagctctcctctcctctgagacgggtgctctaggcacccatctctgtgtgcactcaggcaacaagcagcccgagcacccatctgatccaaGTGCCAgagtaaagggcacgctcgcaccctaaactttgtctaaaggcggggcttcaaagtggggttaggcgggccagcagcaccgtgagccatagggatgcctgcgctgcagacgagcagcctgggttaaactgcttctgggaaccgtcttcctgagaaacatagctagaacagtgaagagggaagcagatgCATGAGaaaactggcccccacccccaccatgatcaattaagagcagagagctggaaatcacgcagctggaattgcatctgctttgctcgcagaaggtcccaggtttgatccctgttgtctcctaaatctccttccttgcaatttcaacccatggaatttctaatccaatttctaatccaatcctcgggggcaacagagaaaagctgcctgtgaccttggagagctgcttccagtcagaatagacaatattgtgccagaaagctctgagccaggcggacccagggtctgacttggtataaggcaacttcctatgtttctactgggggcaggaccagagttgtgaaggcctggaaggatggtcttcaaatacccagaagatcatggaaggaggagggaggagttcaagagatgcatcatgacatttcacaacagaaacggaagaggagcaatgtgatatccattgtgaagcactaaaaaggactgtagaaatgataaattctgagtgtgttttctcttacgcaaactacctgccttcccttggcacattatagttgctgcacaagggtgtggtctggtttcgttgcacatctcgactgtatgcttGAAAGCTAACTCATCATTCTAAGGAaaggggtcctcatatttgggtctccagatgatactgaactacaacatccctggccaccatggccttatagaagaaggaacagactggttctctgttgctcctgagggctgggctactagaatccatgggttgaaatggcaaggaagcagatttaggctaggcattaggaagaatttcttcattctgcctttgtatgtagtccggaaacatcagttagttcagaatgcggctgccagattggtctctggggcaacccggagagaccatatgatgcctgttttgaaacagttacattggctgccaatatgtttccgggaaaaatacaaagtgctggttattaccttgaaagccctgaacggcttgggtccaagatatcttagagagcgccttcttttacatgatccccaccgcacgttaaggtcatctggggaggtccgtctccagttgtcaccggttcgtttggtgacgactcagaggggggccttctctgtagctgctcctggactgtggaatgcactcccagcagaaattggtaatcttgattctttgctgaccatcaagagagcccttaaaacccatctgtttggcctggcctttcagggattttaatcagttttttattgttttaatgttaacctggttttcagggttttaattgttttgatagtttaattgttttttaagttgttttaaattggtaacAATATTTGTATctctgctttaattgtttttaatgttttctgttttaattgtaaaccgccctgagccatttcggaagggcggtataaaaatcaaatcaaatcaaatcaaatcaataaacaaacaaataaataattgtaagagctgttcgacagcgaagcagtctccctcatgcagtggtaggctttcctttgctggaggttttcaaacagaggctggacaggcatctgtctgagctgctgtagcagtttcctgcacggagtaggggactgaagaactctaaggtaccttccaactctgacattctatgatcctgtgattccatgggagttgtacataggaagctgtcttataccaagccggaccattggtctgcttagctcactattgtctatacgtgttggagatggagttccagtgcatcgatcttttgcaccaacaaaccaaactaggggcattgggatcagagggagctagtcagggtctcctcacctgtctctgcttgcctctactctatgaaccctgctttgactcctcaggtacctcctgtggtgagtcaatcttctttgtttcctcctagagagatgatggagacatatccccctctctctccctgattgattgattgattgattgattaagtgctgtcaagtcagtgtcgactcttagcgaccacatagatagattctctccaggatgatctgtcttcaacttggcctttaaggtctctcagtggtgcatccattgctgtcgtgatcagatccatccaccttgctgctggccattttcttctcttgccttcagctttccccagcattatggacttctcaagggagctgggttttcgcataatgtgtccaaagtatgatagtttgagcctggtcatttctgccttgagtgaaaattctggattggtttgttctgtgatccatttgtttattttcctggctgtccatggtatcctcaaaagtcttctccagcaccaaagttcaaaagtgtcaatactttttctatcttgcttcttaaaaatccagcttttgcatccacagagtgtcacggggaaaacaattgtccaaactattctaatctctgtaggtatagacacgtcatggcatct contains:
- the LOC128333404 gene encoding uncharacterized protein LOC128333404 isoform X1, with translation MERLRHCPSEHQATVNAVLAALCRPLFHHEEAKIQRAAMRTHLDLLQHRHHHHEGTEENITTLIVVLMHVEDEDLEVAQAAKDNLRLLAEALLWHLEGKLLARDSYSLQELLHKIAKRLIRQLGTEDAVEMEATKILGFFRSEQPSVRRTAALLIGHLVHKKGSILTEGNIETFHGALESLLGDHDPEVGSVACKTEKIVKKAFSLHSRHGLRAAVRRLWAGCKKKRHPPEYGDLST
- the LOC128333404 gene encoding uncharacterized protein LOC128333404 isoform X2 — its product is MERLRHCPSEHQATVNAVLAALCRPLFHHEEAKIQRAAMRTHLDLLQHRHHHHEGTEENITTLIVVLMHVEDEDLEVAQAAKDNLRLLAEALLWHLEGKLLARDSYSLQELLHKIAKRLIRQLGTEDAVEMEATKILGFFRSEQPSVRRTAALLIGHLVHKKGSILTEGNIETFHALESLLGDHDPEVGSVACKTEKIVKKAFSLHSRHGLRAAVRRLWAGCKKKRHPPEYGDLST